From the genome of Fundulus heteroclitus isolate FHET01 chromosome 7, MU-UCD_Fhet_4.1, whole genome shotgun sequence, one region includes:
- the commd6 gene encoding COMM domain-containing protein 6: MPADEDSHGINSVADKLSRLPPDLLTEASQHILSYLQGQNSGVDSAEISHRFQRAGVTFDHEAVQSIIRFLLLTFRSAGKNNLSADELVSKLKEGSSKWPKASLQVLHALWSEQGAAVRAQQDAQSMLSIGQLVDMQWKLGMAVSSDTCRSLNSPYVSLMLKIAEPSGQISQKAFEMTIPQFQNFHKQFKEMAAIMETV; encoded by the exons ATGCCAGCTGATGAGGATTCACACG GCATCAACAGTGTTGCAGACAAACTCTCCAGGCTGCCCCCAGATCTGTTAACTGAAGCG tCTCAGCACATTCTGTCCTATCTGCAAGGGCAAAATAGTGGCGTAGACTCAGCTGAAATTTCTCAT AGATTTCAGAGGGCAGGAGTAACATTTGATCATGAAGCTGTCCAGAGCATTATCAGATTTCTCCTGTTGACGTTCAG GTCCGCGGGAAAGAACAACCTCTCTGCAGATGAACTTGTGTCGAAACTGAAGGAAGGCTCCAGCAAATGGCCCAAAGCTTCTCTTCAGGTCTTGCACGCGTTGTGGAGTGAACAGGGTGCGGCGGTGCGTGCCCAGCAGGACGCGCAGTCCATGCTCAGCATTGGTCAG CTCGTGGACATGCAGTGGAAGCTGGGGATGGCGGTGAGTTCGGACACGTGTCGGTCTCTCAACTCGCCGTACGTCTCCCTCATGCTCAAGATCGCGGAGCCCTCTGGACAGATCAGCCAGAAAGCTTTCGAGATGACCATTCCTCAGTTCCAG AATTTTCACAAGCAGTTCAAGGAGATGGCAGCGATCATGGAGACCGTATGA